The genome window CCGCAAATGTAGTGGTTGTATCTCCTTGAACCAGAACCACATCGGGCTTTTCTTGAATGAAAACCTCTCTTAAATCATGAAGCACTTTTTCGGTTACATCAAAGAGACTTTGCCTTGGACGCATAATATCTAAATCATAATCGGGCACGATTTCAAATAGTCTTAAAACTTGGTCGAGCATCTCTCGATGCTGAGCTGTTGCCACAGTTATCGAACAAAACTCAGGGGATATTTCAAGTTCCTTTATGACCGGTGCAAGTTTTATGGCCTCCGGCCTTGTGCCGAAGACTGTTAATACCCGCGGTTTAAACACAGTTTCTGTATCAGGGTTCACAAAATCTCCTTGCTAACTTTTTGCTATAAAAATTACTCCCACACAGATTATCAAAACACCCAGCCAACGCAAAAGAGAAATACTCTCCTTCAAGTAAACCCAAGACACAAGAACAACCAAAGCGTAACCCAGCGCGGCAAAAGGATAGGCAAAACTCAAATCAACTCTTGATAAAACTACCAACCAGGAGATGGCTGAAATGACGTAAAGCAGTAACCCCAACCAAACCTGAGGGACTACAATAATTTTAAGCAACGTTTCCCGCCAATTTACAACACTGGAGCCGCCAATCACTCCAACTTGAGTCATCCCAATTTTTAAAAGTATCTGACCCGCGACCGCAAGACAGACGCTAACTAAAATCAATAAAAGAGATTTATTCACATTTCCCCCTTCAGCCGAAGCCCCTAAATTTAAACAATATACCAATTATATACCAAGACATTCGTAATTAAGATTTTTAAGTTTATGTTCCTTCGAGTTCAATTAGAATAAAAGTTGGAATCCTTATTTCTTGCAAACCGAAGGAAGCTGATGTTCCAATCTTCTCAACTACCAATCTGTTCTGCCCAAACATATGTATATTACTTGGCTCAGAATAGATAATATAATCAAAAATTAGAGGAAAATAATGTGATTCATTAAAAGAAAGTAGGTTTCCTTCTAACTGCCCCCTATATCTAACACCAAAATCAACATAATAATCGGCTCCAATCTCTTTTGCCATTACCTCATCTTGAACTTTTTTGAGTTCAATTTTTGAGGAGTAGAACTCCAATATCGGCCCGTAACTCCCATGAAGCAAATCGCTGGTAGCAACCACGACTTCTTTAGAACTATCCTTATCTATAAAATTCGCAACATTTTTTAA of Candidatus Oleimmundimicrobium sp. contains these proteins:
- a CDS encoding EamA family transporter — translated: MNKSLLLILVSVCLAVAGQILLKIGMTQVGVIGGSSVVNWRETLLKIIVVPQVWLGLLLYVISAISWLVVLSRVDLSFAYPFAALGYALVVLVSWVYLKESISLLRWLGVLIICVGVIFIAKS